The genomic stretch TCTTCGACGAAGGTATCCGTTCGATGATATCAGAAAGAAGGCCATCTGCAGCACGATTAGCAAATTCCCTCATTGCATTATGGGATTGTTCACATACCATTGTCAGAAAGCTGCTGAGCCCTCTCCTTACCCAGAGGAAGCACTGGGAAATTAATAAAAAGGACTCGGGGGTCGGCGCCAAAGTCGGATGGATAAGAGCCAGCTAAAGCACCCGGTTAGCCAGATTTGGAACGTATTTGCGACTTTCGACTTCACAGGACTTACAGGAACCATCGATAACAGTAGTTTGCGCCCCACATTCCTTCTCGATAATGCTTTGAATCTGCTTCGCTTCAAGCACGCCCACAACTTCGTTCACAGTCGCAGTCGATCGGATAGTCTTATCCTTTCCTGTCATCTTCGCGCCCAGGCGGGGTGCGGACTTGCGAGTCGCGAAGTCGGTGCTATGAACACCGGGTTGGGAAGCAATGACATAGTAGTCGGAGGGACACGAGCTAAGCTTCGAGGAGAGGTCATCTAGCAAGGACGGCGCGGTTTTAAGCTGGGATGAAGTAGAGAGGATCCTAAAGGAGCTTGTTAGCTGGTTCTTTGAGGAGCTGCCCGCGACAATTGGAATGACTGCCGCCAAAACATACTCAGACGTCGATGCAAGGAAGAAGGGCGAGGTGTCACGGAAGGCATTAGCGGTTGCTGCTCCCAGAGCAAGCAACGAGAAGCTGCTCAAATGCATAGTAGTGGATGGGATTTAGCTTCAGACAAGCACAGGCTGTCCGAACGGTGAAAGGGTCCCCGGAGGTATGGTGGTTGGAGACAGGCTGGAGGATTGGCCGAACGGGGCTCGGAGGCGGTCGACCCAAATCACCGGCAAGGCTTAGCTTCACTTTGATCATCGTGCAGGCGATTTTTTTTATGGCTCTTTTATATCGAAACCATATCACCGAATACGTGGGTTAATAACGCActtattatatatttttatttttattttttcgCTTTACTCTCTAGGTCATAAAatccctttttctttccttttccctaCATAAAATCATGGGACCACAAGCAAAACGGCGAAAGACGAGCAAAGTCGAAGAAATCACCTTCGATCATTCTGCCCGTCATGAATTCCTTACAGGTTTTCGCAAGCGAAAGCAACAACGAATTAAACATGCGCAGGAAATTGCAGAGCAGAAAGCTCGAGagatgaaaagagaagaacgGAAACGAGTTCGTCATTCCTTGATGCTGTCTCAGTTGAAATACTTCTATTAACCGCGAACCCTGCGCAGATTCGGGAAGAACGAGAAGCAGAATTCAAAAATGCTCTCGTGGAGCATCAAAAACAATTGAAGAGGCTtaggcaagaagaggatgggGCAAGCTCAGGCTCAGATTCGGGaagtgacgatgaagataatGAGGAGTGGGAGGGGTTCGAAGAGCCACCTGCAGTGGACTACGAAGCGGAATACATTGACGAAGACAAGTATACTACGGTAACAGTAGAAGAGATGGATGCTTCCAAGGAAGGCTTGCTACGATCACAGGAGCATAGTTCGGACGAAGAGcaggaagatgaaaagaagaaagcgacATCCGAGGCGGATTCTAAGCCCAAGCCGGtagaaaagaccaagaaggCGTCGGacaaacccaaaaagaagaagaagaagttccgGTACGAGAGCAAGGCGGAACGCCAGCTCACTCGCAAGAAAGAGCGCCTTTCAAACAGcaggaaagcaaaggcacGGAAAGAACGGTAGCGGGGGCTGATCTCCACGCAAATTCTTGCATCTTCAAATCATTTGACTTTACAATACCCCTAAGGAGACTTTTATTGTTTATGGTCTATGTTACTGTGGGCAAGTGGATATAGACAGAGGCCAGGTGGATGACAAGATGATGAGACAGAGATGCTACTGGATTCGGCTCCTGATGGCAAATGCTAAATAAAGTAATCTGCATGCACGCAGGGAACAAAAAAGTTATTATGTTAGAAAAAAGGTTGAGCCGAGGTTTTCCCAGAATATTGCATCTGCAGGCAACCCTAGCCTTAAACATTGCTTATAGAAACTTCCAAGTCGTGGAGATCCTTCTGCAACTCGGcgtacttcttcgccatttCCTCATACTTGCTTTCCCACTCATCACGAGACGACTCAAGGGCCTGCACTTTGCGCTCGTAATGGCCGGCTTTAACGTCGGTTTGGCGGAGCCTATTACCACCAGCGAGATTAGTAACTGTTCGCCGACGATAAAAAGGGGTTCCAAGGAAAACCATACTTCTCAACTGTCTCCCTGGTAGTCTTGTCGGCAGCCTCgagctcctcttccaagAGCTGCAAGCGTCTCTGAAGGGTTTCGTTCTGAGTGTCGTGCTGAGCGCTCTGAGTGGCAGCATCCTTAGCCTCCTTGAGAGCGGTTTCCAACTTTTCCACCTCACCCTCAAGAAGCTGGTTGCGGTGGTTGAGGGATGTGATCTCCTGTTCCTTCGCCAGGTTCTCCTGTTCCAGCGTCTTGACCCtattcttcaactcctcgGTCTTCTCGTGGGCCTCGTCAGCCTCCAGGCGGAGGGCGTTCATTCTCTAGAGGCTGCCCGTCAGCCCCTTTTCCCATCTTCGCTTTGATTAATTTGGGTGGACGCGAATCAAGATGGCATCCCTTTTATCGCTGCCAAACAGTATACCGTGATGCATGATGAGGGAAGGTCACGTAAGGAGATAGGCTGATGCATGTACATTTTCGGGAGCTTAAAAGCTACCCCGCCAAcagggggggggggggaaaggaaactcacctccttgatcttgtccatATCGACGGTGAAAGAAGGTTAAAATTGTTTGTACgggagaaagacaaatatgtgttcaagaagaagaatttgtATGACTAGCAAGTTATAAAGGCTTTCGCTCAGCGAGAAACCCGACAGAATCAATAACGTGTTTGAATGTTGGGAGTTGGttttgggagaagaagaaggtggagTGACTGCCTCCTGGCGGTCAGCCCGGGTCAGCTTGATTCTAACCCCTTTTAGCCAGTAGTAAGGGCGGTGTCTGACTGTAGCGGCCAACCCACGGATTGGCTGCCGGCCGGTCCCAAGGGATCGACCGCCTGTCTCCACGGGCAACCACCACAAAACACTCTGCTGGGTAAGGTGCGGTCGGGCGTCTAGATTCGGACAGACAACTCAACTCATATCTTCACGACCTCGCCAATCCTCGCGATTTCAGACGACCTCGGATTCGAACCCGACAACGTATACCTATATTTTCGGCTGTGCATGATCAGTGTTATCTCATATCCGCCACTATGCTGGCCCTCCGCGATCAAGAGAACCTGGTGCACGCTCATCAGACCGTTGCCGCATCCAAACCTCTGAACCAAGGTGTCAAACAACTACAGCCCAAAACCCCGGGGGCACGCGCACCGAAGACACCATTCAAAGTCCCATTGAACGATGAAAATGACCCACTGG from Aspergillus oryzae RIB40 DNA, chromosome 1 encodes the following:
- a CDS encoding Ac45/VOA1 transmembrane domain-containing protein (predicted protein) encodes the protein MHLSSFSLLALGAATANAFRDTSPFFLASTSEILSTSSQLKTAPSLLDDLSSKLSSCPSDYYVIASQPGVHSTDFATRKSAPRLGAKMTGKDKTIRSTATVNEVVGVLEAKQIQSIIEKECGAQTTVIDGSSGSYPSDFGADPRVLFINFPVLPLGKERAQQLSDNDGLLSDIIERIPSSKKYTILYVTSPREFGESDSVIYQSETDPYQDPVHMDLKRDFAAHSRRSEPASNKSLFQEYQYLTPGLFMGLMATFVFIMILYVGFSALASLEVPYAAFEKDTSASVQKKQQ
- a CDS encoding rRNA-processing protein RRP17 (predicted protein); protein product: MGPQAKRRKTSKVEEITFDHSARHEFLTGFRKRKQQRIKHAQEIAEQKAREMKREERKRIREEREAEFKNALVEHQKQLKRLRQEEDGASSGSDSGSDDEDNEEWEGFEEPPAVDYEAEYIDEDKYTTVTVEEMDASKEGLLRSQEHSSDEEQEDEKKKATSEADSKPKPVEKTKKASDKPKKKKKKFRYESKAERQLTRKKERLSNSRKAKARKER